From Cronobacter turicensis z3032, the proteins below share one genomic window:
- the yciN gene encoding Protein yciN, with translation MQEMTQPIDRATLLAQANKMIREHEDYIAGMVATDVEQKNGVLVFRGEYFMDEQGLPTAKTTAVFNMFKYLAHQLSEKYHLLP, from the coding sequence ATGCAAGAGATGACTCAGCCTATCGACCGCGCCACGCTGCTGGCGCAGGCCAATAAAATGATCCGCGAACATGAGGACTATATTGCCGGCATGGTGGCCACCGATGTTGAGCAGAAAAATGGCGTACTCGTCTTTCGCGGCGAATATTTTATGGACGAACAAGGCTTGCCAACGGCAAAAACCACGGCGGTATTTAATATGTTTAAATACCTGGCCCATCAGCTTTCCGAGAAATATCACCTGCTGCCTTGA
- the sohB gene encoding Probable protease sohB, giving the protein MNLLAEYGLFLAKIVTVVVAIVIVIALIANLTQRKKAQRGELRVTRLGEEYKEMKEEVAAALLDPHQHKQWHKNQKKKNKQEAKAAKARAKRGEAAPAGKPTLYVLDFKGSIDAHEVTALREEVTAVLAVAKPADEVLLRLESPGGVVHGYGLAASQLQRLRERQIPLTIAVDKVAASGGYMMACVANKIVAAPFAIIGSIGVVAQIPNFNRLLKRNDIDIELHTAGQYKRTLTLLGENTEEGREKFREDLNETHQLFKEFVHSMRPSLDIEAVATGEHWYGVQAQEKGLVDDISTSDDLIIARMQERDVVSLRYLQRKRLMDRFTGSAAQSLDRLLLRWWQRGQKPLL; this is encoded by the coding sequence GTGAATTTACTTGCAGAGTATGGACTGTTTTTAGCCAAAATCGTCACGGTGGTCGTGGCGATTGTCATTGTCATCGCGCTTATCGCTAACCTGACGCAGCGCAAGAAAGCCCAGCGTGGCGAGCTACGCGTCACACGGCTCGGGGAAGAATATAAAGAGATGAAGGAAGAGGTGGCTGCCGCGCTGCTCGATCCTCATCAGCACAAGCAGTGGCATAAAAATCAGAAAAAGAAAAACAAGCAGGAGGCGAAAGCCGCCAAAGCGCGCGCAAAACGTGGCGAAGCGGCGCCTGCCGGTAAACCTACGCTTTACGTTCTCGACTTCAAAGGCAGCATTGACGCCCATGAAGTGACTGCGCTGCGTGAAGAGGTGACCGCCGTGCTGGCTGTCGCAAAACCTGCCGATGAAGTCCTGCTGCGTCTGGAAAGTCCCGGCGGCGTGGTTCATGGGTACGGGCTTGCCGCATCGCAGCTCCAGCGTCTGCGCGAGCGTCAGATCCCGCTAACCATCGCTGTGGATAAAGTCGCCGCCAGCGGCGGGTATATGATGGCCTGCGTGGCGAATAAAATCGTGGCGGCGCCGTTCGCCATCATCGGTTCCATCGGAGTAGTGGCGCAAATCCCTAACTTCAACCGCCTGCTGAAGCGCAACGATATTGATATCGAGCTGCATACCGCCGGGCAGTACAAGCGCACGCTGACGCTGCTTGGCGAGAACACCGAAGAGGGGCGTGAGAAATTCCGCGAAGATCTCAACGAAACGCATCAGCTCTTTAAGGAGTTTGTGCACAGCATGCGTCCTTCGCTGGATATCGAGGCGGTTGCGACCGGCGAGCACTGGTACGGCGTGCAGGCGCAGGAAAAGGGACTGGTGGATGACATCAGTACCAGCGACGATCTGATCATCGCCCGCATGCAAGAGCGCGACGTGGTCAGCCTGCGTTATCTGCAACGTAAACGGTTAATGGACCGCTTTACCGGCAGCGCGGCGCAAAGCCTGGATCGCCTGCTGTTGCGCTGGTGGCAGCGTGGACAGAAGCCGCTGCTGTAA
- the yciK gene encoding Uncharacterized oxidoreductase yciK, which translates to MHYQPQRDLLQNRIILVTGASDGIGREAALTYARYGAHVLLLGRSEEKLRGVAREIEQEGLAQAHWFTLDYATATPEACQRVAQAVGERVPRLDGVLHNAGVLGDIVPMDQQNPAVWSEVMQVNVNVTFFLTQALLPLLLKSEAGSLVFTTSSVGRQGRANWGAYAVSKFATEGMMQVLAEEYQSRQLRVNCINPGGTRTKMRASAFPTEDPDKLKTPANLMPLYLWLMGDDSRRKTGISFDAQPGRKPGIAE; encoded by the coding sequence GTGCACTATCAACCTCAACGCGATTTGCTGCAAAACCGAATCATTCTTGTCACCGGCGCCAGCGACGGTATTGGCCGCGAGGCGGCGCTGACTTACGCCCGCTACGGCGCGCACGTCCTGCTGCTTGGCCGCAGCGAAGAGAAACTGCGCGGTGTCGCCCGTGAAATAGAACAGGAAGGGCTCGCCCAGGCGCACTGGTTTACTCTGGATTACGCCACCGCGACACCCGAAGCGTGCCAGCGCGTAGCCCAGGCGGTCGGCGAGCGCGTGCCCCGCCTCGACGGCGTGCTGCACAACGCGGGCGTGCTGGGGGATATCGTTCCGATGGATCAACAAAACCCGGCGGTGTGGAGCGAAGTGATGCAGGTAAATGTCAACGTCACCTTCTTTTTAACCCAGGCGTTGCTGCCGCTGTTGTTGAAATCAGAAGCCGGATCGCTGGTGTTCACGACCTCAAGCGTCGGTCGTCAGGGCCGGGCGAACTGGGGCGCTTACGCCGTCTCGAAATTCGCGACCGAAGGCATGATGCAGGTGCTTGCCGAAGAGTATCAAAGCCGCCAGCTGCGCGTGAACTGCATCAATCCTGGCGGCACCCGCACCAAAATGCGCGCCAGCGCCTTCCCGACGGAAGATCCCGATAAGCTTAAAACACCCGCCAATCTTATGCCGCTGTATCTGTGGCTGATGGGCGACGACAGCCGCCGGAAAACCGGCATCAGTTTTGATGCCCAGCCAGGCCGTAAACCGGGGATAGCCGAATGA
- the btuR gene encoding Cob(I)yrinic acid a,c-diamide adenosyltransferase has product MSDKRYQQRQQRVKEKVEARVAAAQDERGIVIVFTGNGKGKTTAAFGTVTRAVGHGKKAAVIQFIKGEWPNGERNLLEPHGVEFQVMATGFTWDTQNRESDTAACQAVWQHGKRMLADASLDLVVLDELTYMVAYDYLALEDVLTALRGRPAHQTVIITGRGCHRDILDYADTVSELRPVKHAFDAGIKAQIGIDY; this is encoded by the coding sequence ATGAGCGATAAACGTTACCAGCAGCGCCAGCAACGCGTGAAAGAGAAAGTGGAGGCGCGCGTCGCCGCCGCCCAGGACGAGCGCGGCATTGTTATCGTCTTTACCGGCAACGGCAAAGGTAAAACCACGGCGGCCTTCGGCACGGTCACACGCGCCGTCGGCCACGGTAAAAAAGCGGCGGTCATACAGTTTATTAAGGGCGAGTGGCCAAACGGCGAGCGCAATTTGCTGGAGCCGCACGGCGTTGAGTTTCAGGTGATGGCGACCGGCTTTACCTGGGACACGCAGAACCGTGAAAGCGATACCGCGGCCTGTCAGGCCGTATGGCAGCATGGTAAACGGATGCTGGCAGACGCCTCGCTCGATCTCGTGGTGCTGGATGAGCTCACCTATATGGTGGCTTACGATTATCTGGCTCTGGAGGACGTGCTGACGGCGCTGCGTGGGCGTCCGGCGCACCAGACGGTGATTATCACCGGTCGCGGTTGCCACCGCGATATTCTGGACTATGCCGATACGGTGAGCGAATTGCGCCCGGTGAAGCACGCCTTTGACGCGGGCATTAAAGCGCAGATCGGTATCGATTATTAA
- the rluB gene encoding Ribosomal large subunit pseudouridine synthase B has product MSEKLQKVLARAGHGSRREIEAMIEAGRVSVDGKIATLGDRVEVTPALKIRIDGHLISVKESVEQICRVLAYYKPEGELCTRSDPEGRPTVFDRLPKLRGARWIAVGRLDVNTCGLLLFTTDGELANRLMHPSQEVEREYAVRVFGQVDDNKVRELARGVQLEDGPAAFKTIRFSGGEGINQWYNVTLTEGRNREVRRLWEAVGVQVSRLIRVRYGDIPLPKGLPRGGWTELDLAQTNYLRELVGLPPETASKVAVEKDRRRMKANQIRRAVKRHSQTAGGPRQGSPARQGQGQAGAARPAGSARPAENTRAGNNTSRASGNARPGGNPRASGARATGSGRPNSGSGRPNSGGNRRSGGGGRGN; this is encoded by the coding sequence ATGAGCGAAAAGTTACAAAAAGTGCTGGCGCGAGCCGGTCATGGCTCCCGCCGTGAAATCGAAGCCATGATCGAAGCCGGTCGCGTCAGTGTCGATGGCAAAATCGCCACGTTAGGCGATCGCGTTGAAGTCACGCCCGCGCTGAAAATCCGTATCGACGGCCATCTGATCTCGGTAAAAGAGTCCGTAGAGCAGATTTGCCGCGTACTGGCCTATTACAAACCGGAAGGCGAGCTGTGTACGCGCAGCGATCCGGAAGGCCGTCCGACCGTCTTTGATCGTTTGCCGAAACTGCGCGGCGCGCGCTGGATTGCGGTGGGGCGTCTTGACGTCAATACCTGCGGCCTGCTGCTGTTCACAACCGACGGTGAACTGGCGAACCGCCTGATGCACCCGAGCCAGGAAGTTGAGCGCGAGTATGCCGTGCGCGTGTTCGGCCAGGTGGATGACAATAAAGTTCGCGAGCTGGCGCGCGGCGTTCAGCTTGAAGATGGCCCGGCGGCGTTTAAAACCATTCGTTTTAGCGGCGGCGAAGGCATCAACCAGTGGTATAACGTGACGCTGACCGAAGGGCGCAACCGCGAAGTGCGTCGTCTCTGGGAAGCCGTTGGTGTGCAGGTAAGCCGCCTTATTCGCGTGCGTTACGGCGACATCCCGCTGCCGAAAGGCCTGCCGCGCGGCGGCTGGACGGAGCTTGATCTGGCGCAGACCAACTATCTGCGCGAGCTGGTGGGTCTCCCGCCGGAAACCGCAAGCAAAGTGGCGGTGGAAAAAGATCGCCGTCGTATGAAGGCGAACCAGATTCGTCGTGCCGTGAAACGCCACAGCCAGACCGCAGGCGGCCCTCGTCAGGGCTCACCGGCGCGTCAGGGCCAGGGGCAGGCAGGTGCCGCTCGTCCGGCAGGCAGCGCGCGTCCGGCGGAAAACACCCGCGCGGGTAATAATACCTCGCGCGCCAGTGGCAATGCGCGTCCGGGCGGCAACCCTCGCGCCAGTGGCGCACGCGCTACCGGCAGCGGCCGTCCAAACAGCGGCAGTGGTCGTCCGAACAGCGGCGGCAACCGTCGCTCCGGCGGCGGTGGTCGCGGCAACTAA
- the yciO gene encoding Uncharacterized protein yciO produces MSQFFYIHPDNPQPRLIKQAVEIVRKGGVIVYPTDSGYALGCKLEDKGAMERICRIRDLPDGHNFTLMCRDLSELSTYSYVDNVAFRLIKNNTPGNYTFILKGTKEVPRRLLQEKRKTIGLRVPSNPIALALLEALDEPMLSTSLMLPGSDFTESDPDEIKDRLEKQVDLIIHGGYLGQQPTTVVDLTDDAPVVLREGVGDVKPFL; encoded by the coding sequence ATGAGTCAATTTTTCTATATCCATCCGGACAACCCGCAGCCGCGTCTTATCAAACAGGCGGTAGAGATTGTGCGTAAAGGCGGCGTCATCGTTTATCCGACCGATTCCGGCTACGCGCTCGGCTGTAAGCTTGAAGATAAAGGCGCGATGGAGCGTATCTGCCGCATCCGCGACCTGCCGGACGGCCATAACTTTACGCTGATGTGTCGCGATCTCTCGGAGCTGTCGACCTATTCCTATGTCGATAACGTCGCGTTCCGCCTTATCAAAAACAACACGCCCGGCAACTACACGTTTATCCTTAAAGGGACGAAAGAGGTGCCGCGCCGTCTGTTGCAGGAGAAGCGTAAAACCATCGGGCTGCGCGTGCCGTCAAACCCGATTGCGCTCGCGCTGCTGGAGGCGCTCGACGAGCCGATGCTCTCGACGTCTTTGATGCTGCCGGGCAGCGATTTTACCGAATCCGATCCGGATGAAATTAAAGACCGCCTGGAAAAGCAGGTGGATCTGATTATTCACGGCGGTTATCTCGGCCAGCAGCCCACGACGGTGGTCGATCTGACTGACGATGCGCCGGTCGTGTTACGTGAGGGCGTGGGCGACGTTAAGCCTTTCCTGTAA
- the trpH gene encoding Protein trpH, with protein sequence MATGAVLSEPELAIIYDLHSHTTASDGLLTPEQLVHRAVEMGIHTLAITDHDTTAGLPAAHQEIKHAGLALRLIDGVEISTLWENHEIHIVGLGIDITHPDMIAFLDGQAQRRMQRAEMIAERLEKARIPGALEGARRLADGGVVTRGHFARFLIEDGRATNMANVFKHYLARGKTGYVPPQWCTIEQAIDVIHHSGGQAVIAHPGRYQLSAKWLKRLLNQFAAAGGDAMEVAQCQQAPNERDQLASYAGQFGLLASQGSDFHQPCPWIELGRRLRLPEGLAPVWHRWPPELSKERVV encoded by the coding sequence ATAGCCACGGGAGCCGTTTTGAGCGAACCTGAATTAGCCATTATTTACGACCTGCACAGCCATACAACGGCATCTGACGGCCTGCTGACGCCGGAACAACTGGTACACCGCGCCGTTGAGATGGGCATTCATACGCTCGCGATAACCGACCACGACACCACGGCGGGCCTGCCGGCTGCGCATCAGGAAATTAAACACGCGGGCCTGGCGCTGCGGCTTATTGACGGCGTCGAAATTTCCACGCTCTGGGAAAACCACGAAATTCATATCGTCGGACTGGGTATTGATATCACGCACCCGGACATGATCGCCTTTCTCGACGGTCAGGCGCAGCGCCGCATGCAGCGCGCCGAGATGATCGCCGAGCGGCTGGAGAAAGCGCGCATTCCGGGGGCGCTGGAGGGCGCGCGACGCCTGGCGGACGGCGGTGTCGTCACCCGGGGGCATTTCGCGCGGTTTCTTATTGAAGATGGGCGCGCCACCAACATGGCGAACGTCTTTAAACACTATCTGGCGCGCGGGAAAACCGGTTACGTTCCTCCCCAGTGGTGTACAATAGAACAAGCTATTGATGTGATTCATCATTCTGGCGGACAGGCGGTGATAGCGCACCCCGGGCGCTATCAGCTCAGCGCCAAGTGGCTTAAGCGCCTGTTAAACCAGTTTGCTGCGGCGGGCGGCGACGCGATGGAAGTGGCCCAGTGCCAGCAGGCGCCCAATGAGCGCGACCAGCTGGCAAGCTACGCCGGGCAGTTTGGACTGCTGGCGTCGCAGGGCTCTGATTTTCATCAGCCGTGCCCGTGGATTGAACTGGGCCGCAGGCTGCGGCTGCCGGAAGGGTTAGCGCCCGTCTGGCACCGCTGGCCGCCGGAACTGAGTAAAGAGAGGGTAGTATGA
- the trpE gene encoding Anthranilate synthase component 1, giving the protein MRKHSDTRPAHRGLFFEHNTEMQTMQTDKPALELLTCDGLYRENPTAVFHKLCGDRPATLLLESADIDSKDDLKSLLLVDSALRITAEGDTVTIEALSANGVSLLSLLDNALPETVAVDARPEGRTLRFPPVSTLLDEDARLCSLSVFDAFRLLQDVVTLPQNEREAMFFGGLFAYDLVAGFEELPPLAQNNSCPDYCFYLAETLLIIDHQTRTTRIQASLFTPDDAEKARLNQRLAQIQLQLQEPPAPLPVDTVPQMQCECSQSDEEYGAVVREMQKAIRAGEIFQVVPSRRFSLPCPSPLAAYDTLKKSNPSPYMFFMQDSDFALFGASPESSLKYDSLSRQIEIYPIAGTRPRGRRADGSLDRDLDSRIELEMRTDHKELSEHLMLVDLARNDLARICTPGSRYVADLTKVDRYSFVMHLVSRVVGELRRDLDALHAYRACMNMGTLSGAPKVRAMQLIAQAEGERRGSYGGAVGYFTGHGDLDTCIVIRSAWVENGIATVQAGAGVVLDSVPQSEADETRNKARAVLRAIAAAHHAQETF; this is encoded by the coding sequence ATGCGCAAGCATTCAGATACCAGGCCCGCTCACCGCGGGCTTTTTTTTGAACACAATACAGAGATGCAGACCATGCAAACAGACAAACCGGCACTTGAACTGCTTACCTGCGACGGCCTTTATCGCGAAAACCCGACCGCCGTGTTTCACAAGCTTTGCGGCGATCGCCCGGCGACGTTGCTGCTGGAATCGGCAGATATCGACAGCAAAGACGATCTCAAAAGCCTGCTGCTGGTAGACAGCGCGCTGCGCATTACCGCTGAAGGTGACACTGTCACGATTGAAGCATTAAGCGCTAACGGCGTATCGCTGCTTTCACTGCTGGATAACGCCCTGCCGGAGACAGTCGCCGTCGACGCTCGCCCCGAGGGACGCACGCTGCGCTTCCCGCCGGTGAGCACACTGCTGGATGAAGACGCGCGTCTGTGTTCGCTGTCTGTTTTCGACGCCTTCCGCCTGTTGCAGGATGTCGTGACGCTACCGCAGAACGAGCGCGAAGCGATGTTTTTCGGCGGGCTGTTTGCCTATGACCTGGTCGCCGGGTTTGAAGAACTGCCGCCGCTTGCGCAAAACAATAGCTGCCCGGATTACTGCTTTTATCTCGCCGAAACGCTGCTGATTATCGATCACCAGACGCGCACCACCCGTATTCAGGCAAGCCTGTTTACGCCGGATGACGCGGAAAAAGCCCGCCTGAACCAGCGCCTTGCGCAGATCCAGCTGCAACTTCAGGAGCCGCCCGCGCCGCTGCCGGTGGACACCGTGCCGCAGATGCAGTGCGAATGCAGCCAGAGTGATGAAGAGTACGGCGCAGTCGTGCGCGAGATGCAAAAAGCGATTCGCGCGGGCGAGATTTTCCAGGTGGTGCCATCGCGTCGCTTCAGCCTGCCCTGCCCGTCGCCGCTCGCGGCTTATGACACGCTAAAAAAGAGCAACCCGAGCCCGTATATGTTCTTCATGCAGGACAGCGATTTCGCGCTTTTCGGCGCGTCGCCGGAGAGTTCGCTGAAATATGATTCGCTGTCACGCCAGATTGAAATCTACCCGATAGCGGGCACCCGTCCGCGCGGCCGCCGTGCGGACGGCTCGCTGGACCGCGATCTCGACAGCCGTATTGAGCTTGAAATGCGCACCGACCATAAAGAGCTCTCCGAACACCTGATGCTGGTGGATCTGGCGCGCAACGATCTGGCGCGTATCTGCACGCCGGGCAGCCGTTATGTGGCGGATTTAACCAAAGTGGACCGCTATTCGTTCGTCATGCACCTGGTCTCCCGCGTGGTGGGCGAACTGCGCCGCGATCTCGATGCGCTCCACGCCTACCGCGCCTGTATGAATATGGGCACGCTGAGCGGCGCGCCGAAAGTGCGCGCCATGCAGCTTATCGCGCAAGCGGAAGGCGAGCGTCGCGGCAGCTACGGCGGCGCGGTCGGATATTTCACCGGCCATGGCGATCTCGACACCTGCATTGTTATCCGCTCCGCGTGGGTGGAAAACGGCATCGCCACGGTGCAGGCGGGCGCGGGCGTGGTGCTCGACTCCGTCCCGCAATCTGAAGCTGACGAAACCCGTAATAAAGCCCGCGCGGTACTGCGCGCCATCGCCGCTGCCCATCACGCACAGGAGACTTTCTGA
- the trpD gene encoding Anthranilate synthase component II, translated as MTRAEQQNSVQPILEKLYQAEVLSREESHQLFSAVVRGELKPEQLAAALVSMKVRGEHPVEIAGAASALLENAAPFPRPDYAFADIVGTGGDGSNSINISTASAFVAAAVGLKVAKHGNRSVSSRSGSSDLLAAFGINLEMNAEASRKALDELGVCFLFAPKYHTGFRHAMPVRQQLKTRTLFNVLGPLINPAHPPLALIGVYSPELVLPIAETLRVLGYQRAAVVHSGGMDEVSLHAPTQVAELRDGEIRSYQLLAADFGLEPYEQAELAGGTPEENRDILSRLLQGKGERAHEAAVAANVAMLMRLHGEEDLQANARKVLAVLRSGAAYDRVTALAARG; from the coding sequence CTGACCCGCGCCGAGCAGCAAAACAGCGTTCAGCCGATTCTGGAAAAACTCTATCAGGCTGAAGTACTGAGCCGTGAAGAGAGCCACCAGCTTTTCAGCGCGGTGGTGCGCGGCGAACTGAAGCCCGAGCAACTGGCCGCGGCGCTGGTGAGCATGAAAGTGCGCGGCGAACACCCGGTTGAGATTGCCGGGGCCGCCAGCGCCCTGCTGGAGAATGCCGCGCCGTTCCCGCGCCCGGATTACGCTTTCGCGGATATCGTCGGCACCGGCGGCGACGGCAGCAACAGCATTAATATCTCCACCGCCAGCGCTTTCGTGGCGGCCGCCGTGGGGCTGAAAGTCGCCAAACATGGCAACCGCAGCGTCTCCAGCCGTTCTGGTTCGTCGGATCTGCTGGCCGCGTTCGGGATTAATCTTGAGATGAACGCCGAGGCGTCGCGTAAGGCGCTGGACGAGCTGGGCGTCTGCTTTCTGTTCGCGCCGAAATACCACACCGGTTTTCGTCACGCCATGCCGGTGCGCCAGCAGCTGAAAACCCGCACGCTGTTTAACGTGCTGGGGCCGCTGATTAACCCGGCGCATCCGCCGCTGGCGCTGATTGGCGTCTACAGCCCGGAACTGGTGCTGCCGATTGCCGAAACCCTGCGAGTGCTGGGGTATCAGCGCGCGGCCGTGGTGCACAGCGGCGGTATGGATGAGGTGTCGCTGCACGCGCCGACGCAGGTGGCGGAGCTGCGCGACGGCGAGATCCGCAGCTATCAGCTTCTGGCTGCGGATTTCGGTCTTGAGCCTTATGAGCAGGCGGAGCTGGCGGGCGGCACCCCGGAAGAAAACCGTGACATTCTCAGCCGCCTGTTACAAGGTAAAGGTGAGCGTGCTCACGAAGCCGCCGTGGCCGCCAATGTCGCCATGCTGATGCGTCTGCACGGCGAAGAGGATTTACAGGCCAACGCACGTAAAGTGCTGGCGGTGTTGCGCAGCGGCGCCGCTTATGACCGTGTTACCGCACTGGCAGCAAGAGGATAA
- the trpC gene encoding Tryptophan biosynthesis protein trpCF yields the protein METVLAKIVADKALWVEARKAQQPLASFQNDVVPSTRRFYDALRGARTVFILECKKASPSKGVIRSDFDPARIAGVYKHHASAISVLTDEKYFQGSFDFLPIVSAIAPQPVLCKDFIIDPYQIYLARFYQADACLLMLSVLDDDQYRQLAAVAHSLGMGVLTEVSNEEELERALRLEAKVVGINNRDLRDLSIDLNRTRELAPRLGHGVTVISESGIHTYGQVRELSRFANGFLIGSALMEHDDLETAVRQVLLGENKVCGLTRPEDAQSALQAGAVFGGLIFVDASPRAVTDEQARAVIDAAPLRYVGVFRDAPVEDVVAKANAFSLAAVQLHGDEDQTYISALRASLPETTAIWKAQSVSHVLPPRNLQYVDRYVLDNGQGGSGQRFDWSLLEGQTLDNVMLAGGLGADNCVQAAQLGCAGLDFNSGVERAPGIKDSDKLAAVFRTLRAY from the coding sequence ATGGAAACCGTTTTAGCGAAAATCGTCGCGGATAAAGCGCTGTGGGTGGAAGCCCGCAAGGCACAGCAGCCGCTGGCGAGCTTTCAGAATGATGTCGTGCCGAGCACGCGCCGCTTTTATGACGCGCTGCGTGGCGCCCGCACCGTTTTTATCCTGGAGTGCAAAAAGGCGTCGCCGTCCAAAGGCGTGATCCGCAGCGATTTCGACCCGGCGCGCATCGCTGGCGTGTACAAGCATCACGCCTCGGCGATCTCGGTGCTGACCGACGAGAAATATTTCCAGGGCAGCTTCGATTTTCTGCCCATCGTCAGCGCTATCGCCCCCCAGCCGGTGCTGTGCAAAGACTTTATTATCGACCCGTACCAGATTTACCTGGCGCGCTTTTACCAGGCGGACGCCTGTCTGCTGATGCTCTCGGTGCTGGATGATGACCAGTATCGCCAGCTCGCGGCGGTGGCGCACAGCCTCGGCATGGGCGTGCTGACCGAAGTCAGCAATGAAGAGGAGCTGGAGCGCGCCCTGCGCCTTGAGGCGAAAGTGGTCGGCATTAATAACCGCGACCTGCGCGATCTCTCCATCGATTTGAACCGCACCCGTGAACTGGCGCCGCGCCTGGGTCACGGCGTAACGGTGATTAGCGAATCCGGCATTCATACCTACGGCCAGGTGCGCGAGTTAAGCCGCTTCGCCAACGGCTTCCTGATTGGCTCCGCGCTGATGGAGCATGACGATTTGGAAACCGCGGTGCGTCAGGTGTTGCTTGGCGAAAACAAAGTGTGCGGGCTGACCCGCCCGGAGGACGCGCAGAGCGCGCTGCAGGCGGGCGCGGTCTTCGGCGGCCTGATTTTTGTCGACGCGTCGCCGCGTGCCGTCACCGATGAACAGGCGCGTGCGGTGATCGACGCCGCCCCGCTGCGCTATGTCGGCGTGTTCCGCGACGCGCCGGTGGAGGATGTCGTCGCGAAAGCCAACGCGTTTTCCCTTGCCGCCGTCCAGTTGCACGGCGATGAAGACCAGACTTACATCAGCGCCCTGCGCGCCAGTCTGCCGGAAACGACCGCTATCTGGAAAGCGCAGAGCGTCAGCCATGTGCTGCCGCCGCGTAATCTGCAGTACGTTGACCGTTACGTGCTGGATAACGGCCAGGGCGGCAGCGGCCAGCGCTTCGACTGGTCTCTGCTTGAAGGGCAGACGCTGGACAACGTGATGCTGGCGGGCGGTCTTGGCGCCGATAATTGCGTGCAGGCCGCACAGCTCGGCTGCGCGGGGCTCGATTTTAACTCCGGGGTGGAGCGCGCGCCGGGCATCAAAGATAGCGACAAACTGGCGGCGGTATTCAGAACCCTGCGGGCTTACTAA
- the trpB gene encoding Tryptophan synthase beta chain, translating into MSTLLNPYFGEFGGMYVPQILMPALRQLEEAFVSAQSDAEFQAQFTDLLKNYAGRPTALTKCQNLTEGTRTTLYLKREDLLHGGAHKTNQVLGQALLAKRMGKTEIIAETGAGQHGVASALASALLGLKCRIYMGAKDVERQSPNVFRMKLMGAEVIPVYSGSATLKDACNEALRDWSGSYDRAHYMLGTAAGPHPFPTIVREFQRMIGEETRVQIMEKEGRLPDAVIACVGGGSNAIGMFADFINETSVGLIGVEPAGHGIETGEHGAPLKHGRVGIYFGMKAPMMQTDDGQIEESYSISAGLDFPSVGPQHAYLNSIGRAEYVSITDNEALEAFKTLCRQEGIIPALESSHALAHALKMMRADPEKEQLLVVNLSGRGDKDIFTVHDIFKARGEM; encoded by the coding sequence ATGAGCACACTGTTAAATCCCTATTTTGGCGAATTCGGCGGCATGTATGTGCCGCAGATCCTCATGCCCGCCCTGCGTCAGCTGGAAGAGGCGTTCGTCAGCGCCCAGAGCGACGCGGAATTCCAGGCGCAGTTTACCGATCTCTTAAAAAACTATGCCGGGCGCCCGACGGCGCTGACCAAATGTCAGAACCTCACTGAAGGCACCCGCACCACGCTCTATCTCAAGCGTGAAGATCTGCTGCACGGCGGCGCGCATAAAACCAACCAGGTATTGGGACAGGCGCTGCTTGCCAAACGCATGGGCAAAACTGAAATCATCGCCGAAACCGGCGCAGGCCAGCACGGCGTGGCGTCAGCGCTGGCGAGCGCTCTGCTTGGCCTGAAGTGCCGCATCTATATGGGGGCGAAAGATGTCGAGCGCCAGTCGCCAAACGTGTTCCGCATGAAGCTGATGGGCGCGGAAGTCATTCCGGTGTACAGCGGCTCCGCGACCCTCAAAGATGCGTGCAACGAGGCGCTGCGCGACTGGTCCGGCAGCTATGACCGCGCGCACTATATGCTCGGCACCGCCGCAGGCCCGCACCCGTTCCCGACTATCGTGCGTGAATTCCAGCGCATGATCGGCGAAGAGACGCGCGTGCAAATCATGGAAAAAGAAGGCCGCCTGCCGGATGCCGTGATCGCCTGCGTCGGCGGCGGCTCCAACGCCATCGGCATGTTTGCGGATTTCATTAACGAAACGAGCGTCGGCCTGATTGGCGTCGAGCCTGCCGGTCACGGTATTGAAACCGGCGAACACGGCGCGCCGCTCAAACACGGACGCGTGGGAATTTACTTCGGTATGAAAGCGCCGATGATGCAGACGGACGACGGCCAGATTGAAGAGTCTTACTCTATCTCCGCCGGTCTCGATTTCCCGTCTGTCGGGCCGCAACATGCGTACCTGAACAGCATCGGACGCGCGGAATATGTCTCGATTACCGATAACGAAGCGCTGGAAGCCTTTAAAACGCTCTGCCGTCAGGAGGGGATCATCCCGGCGCTGGAATCGTCTCACGCCCTCGCCCATGCGCTGAAAATGATGCGCGCCGATCCTGAAAAAGAGCAGTTGCTGGTCGTTAACCTGTCCGGGCGCGGCGATAAAGATATCTTCACCGTTCACGATATTTTCAAAGCACGAGGGGAAATGTAA